The Lycium barbarum isolate Lr01 chromosome 4, ASM1917538v2, whole genome shotgun sequence nucleotide sequence TCCCCACTTTCACTTTCATTTTCAACAGGAGAAGCACTGGCCAAAAATCCTGCCAGCTGGACTTCGCCACACTGGTTAGATTGGAGAAAAAGGCGGTACAAAAGCTAAGAGTTTGCTAAATGAAAAATCAAACCACTTGATTTATTCTGGATCTTGCCCCCAGGAATTTGGTTCAATGGTAAAGAAAGTATGATATGGGATGTGTGGTAGGCGGCTAGGCGCACATAATGAGTTCGAATCCTACCGCCGATGAAAGCCTGGTACTTAAGTGGGAGGAGGATAGAGTGGCAGGCCAATACTCCCTCGAGTCTCAAACCTGTGTGAGAACTGGGGATGAGTCGGAAAAGAATTATTTCGAATCTTCTGGTGAAAAGTGAAAACTAGGGGAAATATCATGGACTAACCACatactaaagaaaaaaaaaaatgaaaagacatAATAATCATTTATTAAATTCATTGAGTCTAGCATTAAGAGCGAGAGTATTAAGTAACTCAACATTACAACAATAATTTAGCACTACGTAGTTCCACATCCTAGATTGAGCATAATGCTACACAGCATGTGTAATTTATTTGGAAGCTCTCATCACTTCCTTCTAATCATAGTCTTGCTAAAGTCATGTTCAACTGGTTCTGGTTCAGACTCAAGTTCAACACAAGTATTGCTGCCTAACGTTCAGTTGTTTAGGGTGGGAACAGAAGAAAATGAAATGGAAGAATGGTTCTTACTAGGCAGCTATTTTATTAGGTCctcctctttccttttttttttttcttttttttttcccttggaaaatggtaatgttgtattCTTCAGCATTAAGGAGATGCTAAGGACCTTCAGAAGCAGAAACAGAGAAAAAAATACTTACAAAGATCTTAATGGCAGATAGCATTGCAGGGGAAAGAGGGGGGTGGTTTGGGCATCAGAAACTTGAGATCACAAAACAATAGCTTATTGATGAAATGGCTATGGAGGTACAATACTGAGGAAAATGCACTGTGGAAGGAGGTTATTAAATGCAAATTTGGTGAACTCAATCCACGGTGTACTAATGTGAGCAATGGCACTTATGGTGTTGGAGTCTGGAAAACAATAAGAGCTCTGTGGCCAAAGCTGGAAAGGAACTTGCAGATGAAAGTAGGAGATGGGAAAAAAGCAAAGTTCTGGAAAGATGCTTGGAATGAACAAGTCCCACTTATGGAAGTTTATCCAGATCTATTCATTTTAAGTGACAACCAAGAGGTCGCTATACATGAAGTTTGGAGTGCTCAGGGATGGGACTTAACTTTTAGAAGATTTTTGAATGACTGGGAGGTGGAAAGGGTGGTTAGTCTGTTGAATAGGATTGGTAATTTTCATGGCACTACCTCTGATCCAGACACTTTGAGTTGGAGACACAATAGTGATGGGCAATTCATTGTAAACAGGGCTTACAAAAAGGAGGACATGGTGCAGAATGGGGAGCAGTCAAACTTTTGGATCAAAATATGAAAGTGTCCAACCCCAACCAAGGTGAAATGTTTCACTTGGCTGGTGGCAAAGAGAGCTTGTTTAACACATGAAGTATTGAAGAGAAAGGGACGCATCATAGTTTCCAGCTGTTATCTTTGCAATGAAACAGATGAAACCAAcaaccatctttttttttttttttttaaaaagggcagcccggtgcactaagctcccgctatgcgcggggtccggggaagggccggaccacaagggtctattgtacgcagccttaccttgcatttctgcaagaggctgtttccacggctcgaacccgtgacctcctggtcacatggcagcaactttaccagttacgccaagacTCCCCTTCAACAGTTCTAAAAGGAAAAATGCTCCCAGACACAGATTCCCAGGTAAGCAAAATAGATCCAGATCTGATTCTCTCTCCTCAAACCACCATCACAGCCCTCACTCCAGCATGACTCCAGCTCTCTCTCTCCTCCATAGCCTCCATCTACagctttttctctctctcctccATAGCCTCCATCTACAGTTTTTTCTCTCTCCTCCATAGCCTCAATCTACAGCTTTTTCTAGTTCTTTTGCTTTCTCTCCTCCAAATCTTTTCAGATCTACCCTCTGTCGACATCGGCGACCTCTGACAGTGCCGGATAAATTTTCCGGCGACCTGTCAGtgccggaaaaaaaaaaaaaaaaaaaaaactccagcGACCTGAGTTGCTGCCGGCAGAATCACCGGTGACATCTGACAGTGCCGGCGACCACATCAATCAACATAAAACTCCTTCAGTGGTCATTTCAGTCTCTTCAGTGACTTTCATTAGAAACATGCAGGGCTCACACCTTTTTTTCATCAGTGGGGATAAATCCTTTGAACTCAGGAATACGGGGGATAAATATTATAACTGGTTTTCATTAATAGAAAGGGGCAAGAGATATACAAGCAAGATCAATATGGATATTCAGAACCTGAGATGGGTGTGCGAAGCGCTTATTCAAGCATCAAAAGGCACTGGTCGACTATATAGAAGGTGGGGTAGAAAACAACAACACAATCTTTTCAGAGTTTACCAAAACTTCAATGTTTATGGTAGATTTGTTCGCATAGAGGTTTGGCATGGTTCATCTAAAGCAGCAGTGATAATCCCTGAGATCAGCCTCAACAGTGGATGGTCAGATATTGCGAAGAAAATCCTTCGATTTCTGAAAGAATTCAGCGAAGCAGAGCCACTGCTTCCTCCTCCCCTATTGACAAAATCTTATCGTGCAGCTGCTAGCATTGACAGATGGCCAGATATAAGTCAAGGAACCAACAAAGGAGAATTGAATGGAAAACATCCTCTGCACAGAAGCTTGGTTGGCACCTTCAATGATCCATTTCATCACAGTCCCAATCCCGAAACTATTCAGAAATGGTTCATTAGTAGATGGAGAGTTACTGCTGGCATCAAAGTCATACCTTTAGACCACAATCAGTTCCTCTTTGAGCTTCCTTCCAGGCAAGAGGCAATAAGGGTAAAGGCAGGGAATTGGTTCTGGAACGGAAGACATCTTTCTTTATCTTGGTGGTCGCATGACATTTTCTCATTGCAATCTGGTAACTGCTCGGAAAACATATGGTTGAAAGTTTTTGGAATCCCCCTAAATGCTTGGTCAATGGATACTTTTGAACATATAGGGGCTCGTTGCGGGGGTTATGTCGGTGTTGATGAAGATACGAAGAACAGAACCCACCTGATCTGGGCTCGCATTTGCGTCAAAAAATCAGCTATGAAGTTTCCGGcaagtttgaattttgaatttgatGATAGGATCTTCGAATTGCCAATAATTAAGGAAATCCGGTCTTTTTCTTTACATGCTGGTCCTTCAACTGGTTTGCCCGAGGTTGTTAATAAGATGGGATCAAATTCTCTCTCAGCTCCACGTGTTAATACCATTAATGATTCACGTGACACACGTGTGGAAGAACCTGTGGAGAAAAGAAGGAATTTGAAGGATTTAAACACAAATGGGCCGGCCTTATTCTCTTATAATAGTCAGGGTAGTAAGAAACACTACAAAGGGAGAAATTCATTAGCTTTGAACAACGGTTACTACACTAAAGGCCCACTTACAAGCAAACACTTCAAGCAACACAAAAAGAAGCAAGTGTGGAGATCATCTGTACCAAAGCTGGACCCATGCTGCTTCAGAGCTTCATCTTCCTTGAATGCTTCATTCTCTTTTGATCCTTTTGAACTAGAAATTCAAGCTTCTAGTCTCAGGGATTTAGAACTCATGGAGGGGACACTATCCGAGCCTGAAGCAGATGATGAAGCGGTTCACGCAGGACACTCGATGGACACACATATACCCAAACCGATATTCTCAGCACTGTCAGTTTCAAATGAATCTGACTCTGGTATCTCATCTCAGTCCTACAACAGTTTTCTTCCTTTGCCTTGGCATGATCTACAAATTCAAACTGTTGATATCCCTGATGTGGTGGAAACCTCAAAATGGACGAAGTTGACAATGATGAAGGCTTGCAAAGTGTTGGGGGTAAATGTTGCTGGGTTTGAACACGAACTTCTGGGAATTATTCTGAGAATGGAGGAAAAAAGGAAAGTGCAGATTcttgagcaaaaaaataaaacaggAGAATTAAAGAAAGGGAAAAGCAAAGCAGTTACTGAACTTAAAAGATTGGATTGGGGTCTCCAGGACGGGAGTGGGAAGAAAGAGAGGGGCAGGTCTCACAAGGCTCATTCCAGATGAGAGTTAAAACACTCAGCTGGAATGTGCAGGGTCTCAACAATAAAGACAAGAGAAGCACTTTGAAATCTCTTATTCACAAGTGGGGAGTTGATATTATTTGCCTGCAGGAAACCAAAATAGAGACATGGAATCCATCTCTAATCAGGCAAATTTGGGGAAACAGATGGATCTCTTGGGCAGAAGTCAAAGCAATTGGTACCAAAGAAGGGATATTAATAATGTGGGACAAAAGAgcttggaaatgtgttgattttgaagcaggagccttttctttatcatgtagaTTCGAAAGTCTTACTGAGGATTTCAAATGGGTTTTTACTAGTGTTTATGGCCCTCATACCAATCCAGAAAGGGAGGATCTTTGGCTCGAGTTAGCATCTATCAGGGGATTGTGGTCTGACCTATGGGTCATAGGAGGGGATTTCAATGTGTGCAGATTTGTGGGGGAAAGATTGAACTGCGTTAGAAGATCAAGGGCGATGCTGGGCTTCTCCAACACTATTCTAGACCTGGATTTGATTGACCCTCCACTTCAGGGAGCACAATTTACCTGGTCAAGAGGGGAGGAGTCTCTCCAAGCCTCTAGAATTGACAGGTTCCTTATCTCAACAGAATGGAGCGAGATGTTCAATACTATCAAACAGTACCCCTTGCCTAGAGTTTTTTCTGATCATAAACCAATTATCCTGGAAAGTGGAGATTGGGAGACCACACCTTCTTATTTCAAGTTTGAAAACATGTGGCTTCAAGCTGAGGGTTTCATGGACATGATAGAAGGATGGTGGATTTCTTAAACTGTATTAGGCACCCCAGACTTTGTGCTAATGCAGAAACTAAGAAATCTCAAGAAAGACATTACTAAATGGAATAGGGAGGTCTATGGAACAATCGAGACTCAAAGGAACAAGGCACTCAAAGAACTTTGGAAGCTGGACCAGTTAGCTGAGCTCAGAGCTCTCTCTACAGAAGAGAAAGGTCAGACATTGAATCTCAAACTTGAACTTCAGCAAATAGCAACCGCTGAAGAGATCTCATGGAGACAAAAATCAAGATGTTTATGGTTGAAAGAGGGGGATAAGAATACAAAGTTTTTCCAAAGAATGGCCAACTCTCATAGAAAGGGCAATACCATTGACAGACTCAAAATAGGGAATGAAGTAATTGAAGACAAAGGAAGGATCAAGGATGGTATTCTGGAGTACTATCAACAAATTTACAAAGAAACTGAATCTTGGAGACCCTCAGCTGTCTTTGAAGGTCTGTCAAGTCTCAACACAGTGGATAAAGAGGACCTTGAACTTCCTTTCACCGAAATGGAGATTTTAGAAGCTCTCATGACTTGTGCCCCTGACAAAGCTCCAGGCCCTGATGGTTTCACTatggctttctttcaaaaatcatggaACTTCATCAAAGCAGACCTGCTAGCAGCTTTTAATTTCTTTCATCAGAACTGCCAAATGGTGAGATCATGCAATGCCTCTTTCATTGCTCTTATCCCAAAGAAGAAAGGGGCCGCAGAGCTTAGAGATTATAGGCCTATAAGTCTTATAGGCAGTGTCTACAAATTGCTGGCCAAAATTTTAGCTAAGAGGCTCGGAAAAGTGGTGGATTCCTTAGTTTCTGGACAGCAGAGTGCTTTTCTGAAGAATAGACAGATCACTGATGCATCTATGATTGCCAATGAAGTGCTAGACTGGAAAATTAAAAGTGGTGAGACTGGGATCCTATGCAAATTAGATATTGAGAAAGCTTTTGATCAGCTTAACTGGGCTTATTTAGTCAACATTTTGAAGCAAATGGGTTTCGGGGAAAGGTGGATAAGGTGGATTTATTTCTGTATTTCGACAGTGAAGTTTTCAATTCTGGTGAACAGAAGTCCAGTTGGGTTTTTCTCTTCTCAAAAGGGACTCAGGCAGGGGGATCCATTGTCCCCTTTCCTCTTTATCATTGCGATGGAAGGATTATCTCAGCTGTTAGCAAAGGCCAAAGAACTTCAGTGGATTCAAGGGTTCCAAGTGGGCAGAAATCCTTCCACCTCAGTCTCAGTCTCTCATCTACTCTATGCAGATGACACCCTTATATTTTGTGGAGCTGATTGTCAGCAGGTCTCTAATCTCAACACCACCCTCATGATCTTTGAGGCCATCTCTGGACTTCATATCAACATGCTTAAGAGCACTATATATCCAGTGAATGAAGTGACCAACCTAGAAGCTCTTGCTGATATTCTTAGCTGCAAAACAGGCTCCTTTCCCACCACCTATTTGGGACTTCCTTTGGGTGCTAAATTCAAATCATCTGGGATATGGAGTGGGGTCATTGAAAGAATGGAGAAAAGACTAGCCACTTGGAAGATGCAATATCTCTCATTGGGTGGCAGGCTCACCCTCATCAAAAGTGTCCTAGACAGCATTCCCACTCACTTTATGTCACTCTTCCCTATGCCAAGCTCAGTTCTAAAGCAAATTGACAGGCTTAGAAGGAAATTCCTATGGGAAGGTAACAGTGTTACTCATAAATTCTCTTTGGTCAAATGGCAATCAGTTATTCAACCCAAAGGACAAGGGGGGCTGGGGATTAGAAATCTTAAGTTTCATAACAACAGCCTACTCATGAAGTGGCTTTGGAGATATGGTCAAAATGAGGCAGGGTACTGGAAGGAAATCATCAAAGCTAAATATGGTATTCAAGACCACTGGACTGCAAAGAAAAGCAATGAACCACATGGTGTTGGAGTATGGAAACACATCAGTAGTCTCCAAGAGGAATTCTTCCAGGCTGTCTCATTCAAGGCTGGAAATGGGCTCAAGATCAGATTTTGGCAGGACAAATGGCTTGGGGACACTTTAGTAAAAGATTTATTTCCCTCACTATTTCTGATAACTTCTAACAAAGAAGCAACATTAGCTCAATATAGAGTTAACAACTGTTGGACACCAATTTTAAGGAGAAACTTACAGGATTGGGAAGTTGATGATTTTCTTTCTCTATTAGAAAGTTTGGGACAAAGTACTTTGGTGGCAGATTTTCAGGACAGAATACTCTGGGGCAATTCTAAGGAAAAGATTTTCACTGTGAAGGAATGTTACAACAACTGGTGCTCTCAAAATAGCCTTTTAGAGGTTTGGCCTTGGAAGCTTGTATGGAGAACCAGACAGCCTCTCAGAGTTACTTGCTTCACTTGGACTGCACTGAAGGAAGCATGCCTAACACAAGACAATCTTAGAAGGAGAGGTGTAATAGTTGTTAACATGTGTACCATGTGCAAGCAGACCAATGAAAGTGTCAACCATCTATTTTTGCACTGCCCTGCAGCAGCTAGCCTCTGGTTTTTCTTCTACTCTATGCTTGGTCTACAATGGGTAATGCCCTTCAACATCAAAGATGCATATGCTAGCTGGATACTCTGGAGAGTTGACAAATCCATTAAAAGAATTTGGAGAATGATCCCAGCAGTAATTTTTTGGACcctatggaaggagagaaacaacagatgctttgaaggaatctcaactccTATTTGCTCTCTAAAGTCTAGGTGTTTAGTTAGTCTTTTTAGTTGGCATTCTTTTGCCCCTGTAAACAATGTGGGTAACTTTCTAGATTTTATCAGCTCCTTTTCTCTAGTTCAGTAGAGATAGGATATCTTTAGATTGTTCTACAGGTTTTGCCAAGCTTGCCAGCTTTTCCCatctgtaaccttgcatcttcttgatgttttactaatgaattttattactttaccaaaaaaaaagacTCCCCTTCAACAACCATCTTTTTCTTCACTGCAAATTCACAGCACAACTTTGGTCTTTGTTCTTCAACCTGACAGAGACTAATTGGACTATGCCTGAGCATACTGCAGATTTACTAAGTTGTTGGATGAGAAGAGGAGGCAGCAAGAGCCAGAAAAAATGGTGGAGGATGATCCCTCATTGTATTTGGTGGACTATTTGGAAAGAACGGAATGAAAGGTGTTTTGAAGATAGATCCAATTCCACTCAGAAAGTCAAATAGAATTGTATAGTATCTTTctacttttggtgtaaagaaatAGGATTAGACGATATAGATCAGTTTGTAGATTTATTAAGATCAATGTAACTATTTCTTTTACTCTTTCTGTCTTCAGTTTAACTCTTTTTGATGGTCTCCACCATATCCtaaatgctgaggaatacaaatTACCagtttcaaacaaaaaaaaaaagatcttaaTAATTCTACAAGCTGTTCTGTTTCCTCTACACCTTTTTCTTtacacaacaacatacccagtgtaatcccacaagtagggtctggggagggtaaagtgtacgctgACCTTACCTCTATCTTTGTAGGGTAGatggttgtttccgatagaccctcggctcaagtaaaaCAGGAACAATCATCAGGATAGCAAGAAAACTAAAGCAGAAGAAACAGTAAGTAGTAATAGAAGACTAGAACACGTAATATGCGAATACTAAAATAAGAAATTCTGGAAATAATACTACTACAACAAGAAAGGAAAATATTACTGGAATTGGACCTAtcttctttacaccaaaaataaaaagacACAATACAATTCCACTTAACATTCTGAATGGAATTGGACCTATCTTCAAAATTGCTACTGTTCCTTTCTCTCCTAACTGTCCTCCATATGCAATGTGGGATTATCCTCCACCATGCCTTTTGGCTCTTACTTCCCCCTCTTCTAATCCAACAACTCAGTAGACCTGCGGTATGTTCAGGCATGGTCTACTTTGTCTCAGTGAGACTAAAGAAGGTGGCCCAAATCTGTGCTGTGAAACTACAATGCAAAATAAATGGTTGTTGGTCTCTTCTACCTTCCCACATAATGAACACCGGGATACTATAGTCATTCCTTGGGATACTATAGTCATTCCTTGTTTCTTTATAACTTCATATGTCAGGCATGCCCTTCTGGCAACCAAATATGTAAAACATTTTACCTTGGTTGGTGCTAAGTTTCTCAAAACCATTCTCCTCAAACTCTGTTGGCTACTTTTTTGCTGGATATTTTCCATTTTGTATGCCCTGCTAACAGAGAAAGCCCCATCTTCACTCTGTTTCCATCTCAATGAATCAAGAACATTGCTGGTACCTGGGAATTTCTCTGTCCTCTGGCAATTTGGCCACTCTCAATTTGGCTACTCTCTAGGTCCTTCTCTTCCCTTCCTAGTCTCTCAGACCATTGAAACCCTAAATGTTGTACCTATTTGGACCAATGTGTATGGAAATTAATGTTGAGTTACAAGACATAGCTGTAGCTGTGCTGGAAGCATCAACATGTTTTAATGGTATCCATAATTCCTCGTTTATGCATATTATGAGAATAATTGAATTTCTGTTTGAAAAGTGTGTGTTATTATATAGTTAGCTTGGTAATACTCCATCTAGCACATCAACTATCATATTCCAGTGGTAAAGCTAAATTAAAAAGATAAACTTACAGAACTAAGCGCTTGGAAATATAAAAGATAAAATCTCCGCGAAACATAATCCTTTGGTATATTTGCTTGAGTTATGGTTGTAAAGCTGAAATCTATCATATGTAAAGCTGAAATCTATCATACTTCCTGTTCTTGCTAGCAAGTATCTTGTTACAGCAGCAAGAGGTGACTCTTTATGAGAAGATTTTTGAGTTCTGAGCTGCTTGTTTTCCTCCTCCTGTATTTTCTCCAAAATGGAATCTGATGTGAAAGGTCATTGGAGAATGGGGATCCATGCATCTTGTTTGTACACTACAAAACAGGCATTTGAATAGTTTCTGGCTTTAGTTTACAGCATGATAGTTTTACCTTTGATCTTTCGGTTATCAAAAAAGTTCATAACATAATCGTCTATTGAAAATTGTAGTCTGCTCATATTATAATTGTAAAACAATTACACCAAAATATTTCGGAATTACAAGTCATTTGTTGAGACCCTTTTCTACTCCATTGTTTTCCTGGCATGTTAAATCCACCATGTACCTCATTTTCTTTAGGTATAGTTGGTAAAGTCAGCATATACTATGAGATCATGTTATTGTCAACTCTGAGTTGTCCGGCCACGGGCACAGAGTTTTGAGTCTGGAAcaggttttatttttcaaaaaagaacCTATTCTCATTGTTATGTGATTGACTACAAATGTCAATGTGCTGCCTCTTTCCTGGCTCTCTTAGCACCGCCAAATACATTAATGGAAGAGTGTCTTTTCTAAACTTACAACCACCCAAAGGCATCTGCAACCTATTTCTGGTTTTACAGAACCAGCCATGTCATATGCAAACACGATTGTTGATATTTTTATGCACGATATATACACTCCCCTGACTTAGTGTACGTTTGAGTTGCCACAGAAATTACCTCTAGTGGTTGATAAGAAATTGTGCATGCTTCCTGTGGGGAGGGACGTGactattattttaaatatttcattaactTTTCCACTAAAATCCTCTAGAGCTTCTGTTACTGCTTATTGTGTCTTTTGAGTGAGGATTGAAGAGTTCAATTACTGCTTATTGTGTCTCAAGAACTAATTGCATACTTTCTGAACTCAGGATCTCTATAGGAATATCTTACACAGCAACTTTCAAGATGGTCACCTTTTGGCTGGTTCATCAGCTAATTTTATTGCCGGGTCTGCAGCTGGTTGTACAACATTGATCATCATTTATCCACTAGATATTGCACATACACGACTCGCAGCTGACCTTGGTCGGTATGAAGCTCGTCAGTTCCGTGGCATTTACCACTTTCTGAGGACAATTCATGAGAAAGATGGAATTCGAGGCATTTACAGGGGACTTCCCGCCTCTCTTCATGGAATGATTGTTCACAGAGGGCTTTACTTTGGGGGTTTCGACACCATAAAAGACAGGATGGCTGAAAATTCTGAAGCAGATGTGCCATTATGGAAACGCTGGGTAGTCGCTCAAGCAGTCACAACATCTGCTGGCCTGTTCTCTTATCCTTTGGATACAGTTCGGAGGCGAATGATGATGCAATCTGGCTTAGAAAAGCCAATGTACAGAAGCACATTTGATTGTTGGCGGAGGATTTACAAGACAGAAGGATTTAATTCATTTTACCGTGGAGCTATGTCTAATATTTTCAGAAGTACTGGTGCAGCAGCTGTTTTAGTGTTATATGATGAGGTGAAAAAATTCATGAATTGGAGTGGATTATAGCATAAGGTGTTTCAGGTTAATATTAATCATCACAAATGGGATTAGGAGTATCAACTGTGGTACAAAGACCTAATTATATTAGCCTTACTTGGTAGAGATGCATTTTGATAGCCTCAAACGTGACAAACATACAATGTGGTAAAACATGTCCAGATTTTTTCCACATTTGGATAATAACAAAGATCAGAACTTTTTACAATCAAAGCTAAGCGCATTGCAGTTCCATTCCATTTCCAGTGTACTATTTTCTTGCAAATATTGTGTTCGGTATGGTGAAAAATATTTTTACAGAAATACTGTTTGTTGAAAATGTTTTCCCTCATATATTATTTGACTGGACATAAAAGCAGGTGGACAAAAAAGCaggtgatatattgtgattgtgCAAGGTGTATGGTATTGCATTTGGCAATCTTTTGGTGATATTTTGGACATTAAATATTGCTGACAGTGTCCAACTGTTGATTGACACAAGATGAGATTGAATAAGAGTTGGAATATTTGTAAAAAAAAACGAAGTCATTTTCCCATTTTGG carries:
- the LOC132635917 gene encoding probable ADP,ATP carrier protein At5g56450 gives rise to the protein MVEEDGEGEQKGISRKSEPSNWWVTFNRDLMAGAVMGGAVHTIVAPIERAKLLLQTQESNIAILSGPHKRFKGMVDCIVRTVKEEGVLSLWRGNGSSVIRYYPSVALNFSLKDLYRNILHSNFQDGHLLAGSSANFIAGSAAGCTTLIIIYPLDIAHTRLAADLGRYEARQFRGIYHFLRTIHEKDGIRGIYRGLPASLHGMIVHRGLYFGGFDTIKDRMAENSEADVPLWKRWVVAQAVTTSAGLFSYPLDTVRRRMMMQSGLEKPMYRSTFDCWRRIYKTEGFNSFYRGAMSNIFRSTGAAAVLVLYDEVKKFMNWSGL